In Paenarthrobacter sp. GOM3, a single window of DNA contains:
- a CDS encoding acyl-CoA dehydrogenase family protein has protein sequence MVSEEILPDALLERLRGRAAGYDRDNSFFHEDLEELADAGYLKLFVPEADGGLGLGLEAVAALQQRLATAAPATALAVNMHLVWTGVARVMATRGDDSLDFVLKEAGKGEIFAFGISEAGNDSMLFDSGTVAESLPDGGYRFTGRKIFTSLSRGWTRLGTFGKDAAARDGAGELVFGFIRRDEPGHETLSDWDTLGMRASASNTTLLHGAVVPPDRIFRKLPVGPNQDLLIFAIFACFETLLAAVYTGVAERAFFLGVENVKRRVSAKNGGRSLAQDPDIRWKVADAALAMDGIQPQIAMVARDVDDLVDHGAQWFPKLVGIKSRATENARHVVDLAIRVTGGSSYFRGSEMERLYRDVLAGIFHPSNDESAHNTVANAWLGPLEK, from the coding sequence ATGGTTTCCGAAGAAATCCTGCCCGACGCCCTGCTCGAGCGCCTGCGCGGCCGTGCTGCAGGGTATGACCGCGACAACAGCTTCTTCCACGAAGACCTGGAGGAGTTGGCCGACGCGGGGTACCTCAAGCTTTTCGTGCCGGAGGCCGACGGCGGTTTGGGGCTCGGTCTCGAAGCGGTAGCGGCTTTGCAGCAGCGTCTCGCCACGGCCGCCCCCGCTACGGCGCTGGCCGTCAACATGCACCTGGTGTGGACCGGCGTCGCGCGGGTGATGGCGACCAGGGGCGACGATTCGTTGGACTTCGTCCTGAAAGAGGCCGGCAAGGGGGAGATCTTTGCGTTCGGCATTTCGGAGGCAGGCAACGACTCCATGCTTTTCGATTCGGGCACGGTAGCCGAATCCCTGCCCGATGGTGGTTACCGTTTTACGGGCCGGAAGATCTTCACCAGCCTTTCCCGTGGTTGGACACGCCTGGGGACGTTCGGTAAGGACGCCGCCGCCAGGGACGGGGCAGGGGAGCTGGTGTTCGGCTTCATCCGCCGCGACGAACCCGGGCACGAAACGCTGAGTGACTGGGACACTTTGGGAATGCGGGCCAGCGCCTCGAACACCACCCTGCTGCATGGTGCCGTGGTTCCTCCGGACCGGATCTTCCGCAAACTGCCGGTGGGCCCTAACCAGGACCTGCTGATTTTCGCCATCTTCGCCTGCTTTGAAACGCTTCTCGCCGCCGTCTACACGGGCGTGGCAGAGCGTGCGTTTTTCTTGGGCGTAGAGAACGTCAAACGCCGTGTTTCGGCTAAGAATGGCGGCCGCAGCCTCGCCCAGGACCCGGACATCCGTTGGAAGGTAGCCGATGCCGCTTTGGCGATGGATGGAATCCAACCACAAATTGCGATGGTTGCCCGGGACGTCGACGACCTCGTGGATCATGGCGCGCAATGGTTCCCCAAGCTTGTTGGGATCAAGTCCAGGGCGACGGAGAACGCACGCCACGTCGTGGACCTGGCAATCCGGGTAACGGGCGGTTCGAGCTATTTCAGGGGTTCTGAGATGGAACGGCTGTACCGGGATGTGCTGGCGGGCATCTTCCATCCTTCCAATGACGAATCCGCGCACAACACAGTGGCCAACGCATGGCTGGGGCCCTTGGAGAAGTAG
- a CDS encoding DUF5703 family protein, whose translation MREQFPGSSVERQRDYARQYEYLVLTVGPDDSLPEARRRLAEHSEYGKWELERSVLYLGGGRRFWLRRKVYSVQRTV comes from the coding sequence ATGAGAGAACAATTTCCGGGCAGCTCCGTGGAGCGCCAACGAGACTACGCACGCCAGTACGAGTACCTCGTATTGACGGTGGGACCTGACGATTCGCTGCCTGAAGCCCGTCGCCGGCTTGCCGAGCATTCGGAGTACGGCAAATGGGAACTTGAACGCAGCGTCCTGTACCTGGGCGGTGGCCGCCGTTTCTGGCTGCGGCGAAAAGTGTATTCCGTGCAGCGGACCGTCTAG
- a CDS encoding sugar transferase, with protein MVKVPVLRLGKVAAPTGPNHATVGSVFPTEPATADVNPPASPWIDKSVAAQRTEKAGLAAPRPDVTLDLVPPVTHRRSRVAAPPKDRLTWTHRLTTSLRLADTLLVAAAVAVGFLVDTAGWPFTADTPAQANHLVLGGILGFVWLAALEVYRTRDPKVLGVGPEEYKRVFSASIRVFGFLAIVAVVFRLEAVSSFVLVSLPLGLISLTGSRWGFRRWLSQEKSRGRCLSRALVVGEPQDVRYVVKQINRKSGAVYDIVGACLPGARRGAVLAVDHQRVPVLSSMYGIAHTVRQTGANAVIVAGPVPGGNQFIQELGWRLEENAAELVLAATLTNVAGPRIHWRPVEGLPLMHVDIPHYSGGKHTLKRLMDIVVSAAALVALAPVLLGLAAIVRADSPGPILFRQERIGKQGTTFRMLKFRSMVVDAESQLEALNSQDEGAGVLFKIRGDPRITRCGRWMRKYSLDELPQFWNVLVGDMSLVGPRPPLSREVSAYEQHTHRRLLIKPGITGLWQINGRSDLPWDEAVRLDLYYVENWSLAGDLMIMWRTFRAMTRPSGAY; from the coding sequence ATGGTGAAAGTTCCAGTCTTGCGTCTAGGCAAGGTAGCGGCACCCACGGGTCCGAACCATGCCACCGTGGGATCAGTCTTTCCAACGGAACCTGCCACTGCCGATGTCAATCCGCCGGCGTCTCCCTGGATTGACAAGTCCGTTGCTGCACAACGGACTGAAAAGGCGGGACTGGCGGCGCCGAGGCCGGATGTCACCCTGGACCTTGTGCCGCCAGTCACCCACCGGCGCTCCCGGGTTGCCGCACCGCCCAAGGACCGCCTGACATGGACGCACCGGCTGACCACCAGCCTCCGACTGGCTGACACCCTGTTGGTTGCGGCGGCCGTCGCCGTCGGGTTCCTGGTGGATACGGCGGGATGGCCGTTCACCGCCGATACCCCGGCGCAGGCAAACCACTTGGTGCTGGGCGGGATACTGGGCTTCGTTTGGCTGGCCGCACTGGAGGTCTACAGGACCCGGGATCCGAAAGTCCTGGGCGTGGGCCCCGAGGAATACAAGCGGGTCTTCTCAGCGAGCATCCGAGTCTTCGGTTTCCTTGCCATTGTGGCGGTAGTTTTCCGCCTTGAGGCTGTCAGTTCCTTCGTCCTGGTTTCCCTGCCGCTTGGCTTGATATCGCTGACAGGCAGCAGGTGGGGTTTCCGCCGCTGGCTGAGCCAGGAGAAATCGCGGGGACGCTGCCTCTCGCGCGCGCTGGTTGTTGGGGAGCCCCAGGACGTCCGGTACGTGGTCAAGCAAATCAACAGGAAATCCGGGGCCGTTTACGACATTGTGGGGGCCTGCCTTCCGGGCGCAAGGCGGGGAGCGGTCCTGGCAGTAGACCACCAGCGGGTCCCGGTCCTGTCATCCATGTACGGGATCGCACACACCGTCCGGCAGACAGGCGCGAACGCAGTCATCGTGGCCGGCCCCGTTCCCGGTGGCAACCAATTCATCCAGGAACTCGGATGGCGGTTGGAGGAAAACGCCGCGGAACTCGTCCTCGCCGCAACCCTGACCAACGTCGCCGGTCCACGCATCCACTGGCGGCCCGTCGAGGGACTTCCACTGATGCACGTCGACATCCCGCATTACTCCGGGGGCAAGCACACGCTCAAGCGCCTCATGGACATCGTCGTCTCAGCTGCCGCGTTGGTCGCCTTGGCGCCGGTGTTGCTGGGCCTGGCCGCCATAGTGCGGGCGGACAGTCCCGGCCCCATCCTTTTCCGGCAAGAGCGGATCGGCAAGCAGGGCACGACGTTCAGGATGCTGAAGTTCCGTTCCATGGTGGTCGACGCCGAATCCCAACTGGAAGCGCTGAACAGCCAGGACGAAGGCGCGGGAGTCCTGTTCAAGATCCGCGGGGATCCACGGATCACACGGTGTGGTCGGTGGATGCGCAAATACTCCCTCGACGAACTGCCGCAATTCTGGAATGTCCTGGTGGGCGATATGAGCCTCGTGGGGCCCCGTCCACCGCTGTCCCGCGAGGTCAGTGCTTACGAACAACACACGCACCGGCGCCTGCTGATCAAACCGGGCATCACCGGCCTGTGGCAAATCAACGGGCGCTCCGACCTTCCTTGGGATGAAGCGGTCCGGCTGGATCTCTACTACGTGGAGAACTGGTCCCTGGCCGGTGACCTGATGATCATGTGGCGAACCTTCCGGGCAATGACCCGGCCATCGGGCGCCTATTAG
- a CDS encoding Gfo/Idh/MocA family protein yields MSIRTIPSGQLNGQELRPRLRVAVVGAGYWGPNLARNLKASPDWDLVAICDLDVERGLKLAGSVGGVAVVESLDELLDTYNLDAIAVATPAHTHHGVVMTALRAGKHVLVEKPLADSRAKGLEMVEEANARGLVLMADHTYCFTPAVLKIQELVSSGVLGDILYVDSVRINLGLVQPDVNVFWDLAPHDLSILDFVLPGGLHPTEISAHGADPLGTGRDCVGHLTFGLPNDAIVHIHVNWLSPTKIRQMIIGGSKRTLVWDDLNPQQRLSVYDRGVSLEQQPRSAADKKTSAISYRLGDTWSPALQEREPLGQVVAELAASIRNRTRPRTSGESGLRVLSVLEAVTQSLGTDGQSTVVAGNEVNLQVAR; encoded by the coding sequence ATGAGCATACGAACTATTCCATCAGGACAACTGAACGGCCAAGAGCTGCGGCCAAGGCTCCGCGTCGCGGTGGTGGGAGCAGGCTATTGGGGGCCGAACCTCGCCAGGAACCTCAAAGCGAGCCCCGACTGGGACCTCGTTGCCATCTGTGACCTCGACGTCGAACGCGGACTGAAACTCGCCGGATCGGTGGGCGGGGTGGCCGTCGTCGAGTCCTTGGACGAACTGCTGGACACCTACAACCTGGACGCAATCGCCGTCGCCACACCGGCGCACACCCATCACGGTGTGGTGATGACGGCCCTGCGCGCAGGAAAGCACGTGCTCGTGGAAAAGCCGCTGGCGGACAGCCGTGCCAAGGGACTGGAAATGGTGGAAGAAGCCAACGCCCGCGGACTGGTCCTGATGGCCGACCACACCTACTGCTTCACCCCGGCGGTCCTCAAGATCCAGGAACTGGTCTCCAGCGGAGTGCTGGGAGACATCCTGTACGTCGACTCAGTCCGGATCAACCTGGGACTCGTCCAACCGGACGTCAATGTTTTCTGGGACCTGGCACCCCACGACCTCTCCATCCTCGACTTCGTGCTTCCCGGCGGGCTGCACCCCACGGAAATCTCGGCCCACGGCGCAGATCCACTCGGCACCGGCCGGGACTGCGTGGGACATCTGACCTTCGGCCTGCCCAACGACGCGATCGTGCACATCCACGTGAACTGGCTCAGCCCCACCAAAATCCGCCAAATGATCATCGGAGGGTCAAAGCGAACCCTCGTGTGGGATGACCTGAACCCGCAGCAGCGGCTCAGCGTCTACGACCGCGGAGTCAGCCTTGAACAGCAACCCCGGTCAGCGGCCGACAAGAAGACATCAGCAATCTCCTACCGCCTGGGCGACACGTGGTCTCCGGCGCTGCAGGAACGAGAGCCGCTGGGACAAGTAGTGGCAGAGCTGGCAGCCTCCATCCGGAACCGCACCCGTCCGCGCACCAGCGGCGAATCCGGGCTCCGGGTGCTGTCCGTCCTGGAGGCCGTGACCCAGAGCCTGGGCACCGATGGACAGTCAACAGTGGTCGCCGGCAACGAGGTAAATCTCCAGGTTGCGCGGTGA
- a CDS encoding NAD-dependent epimerase/dehydratase family protein, translating into MKKLLGANVLVTGGAGTIGSTLVDQLLDAGAAHVDVLDNLVRGRRANLDGALATQRVQLVEGDLRDRDLVHDLSHGKDLVFHQAAIRITQCAEEPRLALEVLVDGTFNVYEAAVEHKVGKLISASSASVYGMAEQFPTKENHHHHNNDTFYGAAKSFNEGMARSFRAMSGLDYVMLRYFNVYGPRMDVHGLYTEVLVRWMERIVDGQPPMIFGSGEQTMDFVHTADVARANVLAALSDVREGVYNVASGTETSLAELAQTLLTVMGSSLHLEHGPERAVNGVSRRLADVSAAKDDLGFEAAVGLEDGLRSLVSWWRPLREEIAAARLVHGPGAPAVGAR; encoded by the coding sequence GTGAAAAAGCTGCTGGGTGCCAACGTGCTGGTCACCGGGGGCGCCGGAACCATCGGATCCACGCTGGTGGATCAACTGCTCGACGCCGGTGCGGCACACGTGGACGTCCTGGACAACCTGGTCAGGGGCCGGCGGGCCAACCTGGACGGCGCCCTGGCCACCCAACGCGTCCAACTCGTCGAAGGCGACCTGCGGGACAGGGACCTCGTCCACGACCTCAGCCACGGTAAGGATCTGGTGTTCCACCAGGCGGCCATCCGCATCACCCAATGCGCGGAAGAGCCCCGGCTCGCACTCGAAGTCCTGGTGGATGGCACGTTCAATGTGTATGAAGCAGCCGTGGAACACAAGGTTGGCAAACTCATCTCGGCTTCCAGTGCCTCTGTTTACGGGATGGCCGAGCAATTCCCCACCAAGGAAAACCACCACCACCACAACAACGACACCTTCTACGGTGCCGCAAAATCCTTCAACGAAGGAATGGCCAGGAGCTTCCGTGCCATGTCGGGCCTGGACTACGTCATGCTGCGCTACTTCAACGTCTATGGGCCCCGCATGGACGTGCACGGGCTGTACACCGAGGTGCTGGTCCGCTGGATGGAACGGATCGTCGATGGCCAGCCGCCCATGATCTTCGGCAGCGGAGAACAAACCATGGACTTCGTCCACACCGCGGACGTGGCCAGGGCCAACGTCCTTGCAGCCCTCAGCGACGTGCGCGAAGGCGTCTACAACGTGGCCAGCGGCACCGAAACCAGCCTGGCCGAACTGGCCCAGACCCTGCTCACGGTCATGGGATCGTCACTGCACCTTGAACATGGCCCGGAACGCGCTGTAAACGGAGTCTCGCGGCGCCTGGCCGACGTCAGCGCAGCAAAGGATGACCTCGGCTTCGAAGCAGCGGTGGGCCTGGAAGACGGGCTGCGCTCACTGGTCTCCTGGTGGCGTCCCCTGAGGGAAGAGATTGCGGCGGCCAGGCTGGTGCACGGGCCCGGGGCCCCGGCAGTTGGTGCGCGATGA
- a CDS encoding DegT/DnrJ/EryC1/StrS family aminotransferase — protein MTISGTRPGRIDVMKPWLGEEEAQAVAEVIASGWVAQGPKVRQFEEAFAAEQESNHAVATSSCTSALHLALAVAGVGPGDDVVVPSFSFIATANAATYMGARPVFADVDILTGCLSAETVEQALTPATKAVIAVDQGGVPVDLNPIRSLCDGRGIIVVEDAACAIGSRYRGRPAGAGAEVAAWSFHPRKILTTGEGGMLSTPRQDFADRARRLREHAMSVSAADRHASILAPAEEYLEVGYNYRMTDLQAAVGLVQLGRLREAVERRRELAATYANAFAGVEGLRLVSDPEYGASNFQSCWLEVGPAFPLGRDALMTRLAEDGISARRGIMAAHRQPAYAGKDTGGAELPATEWLTDHTLILPVYHQLALHDQVRVIDSVLRAAGQGR, from the coding sequence ATGACCATCTCCGGGACGCGTCCGGGCCGTATCGACGTCATGAAGCCGTGGCTGGGCGAAGAGGAAGCCCAAGCGGTGGCCGAAGTGATCGCTTCAGGTTGGGTTGCCCAAGGCCCCAAGGTCCGTCAGTTCGAAGAAGCGTTCGCAGCGGAACAGGAGTCCAATCATGCGGTGGCAACCTCCAGCTGCACCTCGGCCCTCCACTTGGCGCTCGCCGTCGCCGGCGTCGGCCCAGGGGACGATGTGGTGGTCCCTTCCTTCTCCTTCATTGCCACCGCCAACGCAGCCACGTATATGGGGGCACGTCCCGTCTTTGCCGACGTGGACATCCTGACGGGATGCCTGAGCGCCGAAACGGTCGAGCAGGCCCTCACACCCGCTACCAAGGCCGTCATCGCCGTGGACCAGGGCGGGGTTCCGGTCGATCTGAATCCCATCAGGTCGCTCTGCGACGGCCGCGGCATCATCGTGGTCGAAGACGCAGCCTGTGCCATTGGCTCCCGGTACCGCGGCCGTCCGGCAGGAGCCGGTGCGGAGGTGGCGGCGTGGTCCTTCCACCCGCGCAAGATCCTCACCACCGGTGAAGGCGGAATGCTTTCCACTCCGCGCCAGGATTTCGCGGACAGGGCACGCCGCCTCCGGGAACACGCCATGAGCGTTTCAGCCGCCGACCGGCACGCCAGCATCCTCGCTCCCGCCGAAGAGTACCTCGAAGTCGGCTACAACTACCGCATGACCGACCTTCAGGCCGCCGTCGGGCTCGTACAGCTGGGCCGCCTCCGTGAGGCTGTCGAACGGCGCCGTGAACTGGCGGCCACGTACGCGAACGCGTTTGCCGGCGTCGAGGGCCTCCGGCTGGTCAGCGACCCGGAGTACGGCGCCAGCAACTTCCAATCCTGCTGGCTCGAAGTCGGCCCCGCGTTCCCCTTGGGGAGGGATGCTTTGATGACCCGCCTCGCCGAAGACGGCATCTCCGCGCGGCGCGGCATCATGGCAGCCCACCGCCAGCCCGCCTACGCCGGGAAGGACACAGGCGGCGCCGAACTTCCGGCCACGGAATGGCTGACCGATCACACCCTGATCCTCCCGGTGTACCACCAACTGGCACTGCACGACCAAGTCCGGGTCATCGATTCCGTACTCCGCGCGGCAGGACAAGGACGATGA
- a CDS encoding acetyltransferase, with translation MTELLLIAASGLAREVLAMVRSSGPFDVIGILDDDEDKLGRVVDGAHVLGPIKDALLFPHALLLVCIGSGAGRESVVMRLRALGLAENRYATAIDPTVNVPEGCVIGTGSIILAHVSMTASVTIGNHVVAMPGVTFTHDDVIGDFATFASGVSLGGNVSIGRAAYIGMNASVRERRSIGAKATIGMGAAVLNDVPDDETWAGVPARVIRRGNSPALEGAQ, from the coding sequence ATGACCGAGCTACTCCTTATCGCCGCCAGCGGGCTCGCCCGCGAAGTCCTGGCGATGGTCCGCAGCAGCGGCCCGTTCGACGTCATCGGCATCCTCGACGACGACGAAGACAAGCTCGGGCGCGTGGTCGATGGAGCCCATGTGCTCGGTCCCATCAAGGACGCGCTCCTCTTCCCACACGCCTTGTTGTTGGTCTGCATCGGATCAGGGGCGGGCCGGGAGAGCGTTGTGATGCGGTTGCGCGCCCTCGGTCTCGCAGAGAACCGCTACGCCACCGCCATCGATCCCACAGTCAACGTCCCCGAAGGGTGCGTGATCGGCACCGGCAGCATCATCCTGGCCCACGTCAGCATGACGGCCTCCGTCACCATCGGCAACCACGTTGTCGCCATGCCGGGGGTCACTTTCACCCACGACGACGTCATCGGCGATTTCGCGACCTTCGCTTCCGGGGTCTCACTGGGGGGAAACGTCAGCATTGGCCGGGCCGCCTACATAGGGATGAACGCCAGCGTCCGCGAGCGCCGTTCCATAGGCGCGAAAGCCACCATCGGGATGGGAGCGGCGGTCCTGAACGACGTACCCGATGACGAGACGTGGGCAGGTGTCCCGGCGCGGGTGATCAGGCGCGGCAACTCTCCGGCGCTGGAGGGGGCCCAATGA
- a CDS encoding glycosyltransferase family 2 protein, with product MRVMRPVPASAPPTVSVVVPCYNYGHYLPQAVGSALSQEGVDVEVIVVDDASTDGSAAVAWRLASSDPRISVVHHATNQGHIATYNDGLARAGGRYVTLLSADDLLAPGALARAAALMEANPRVGMVYGLPKDFTDQPPAVAQHERSTWTVWDGRSWIALACARGRNFILSPEVVMRTEAVLSVGAYSSTLPHSGDLEYWLRAAASWDVGRINGPVQAFYRVHGANMHQTQFAAAAVDLQHRLDAFRVLEDPRFPCSTDKRFRQLERAKRALSKEAMQLGSKETARGGSVEAAIELRKFIERLQDVPGNVHRANLLQARISRLSQGRGPGTGRVAAQFVHTQLDRVRWRFWAMTGIS from the coding sequence ATGAGGGTGATGCGTCCGGTCCCGGCCTCGGCCCCGCCCACTGTGAGTGTGGTGGTTCCCTGCTACAACTACGGCCACTACCTGCCCCAGGCCGTGGGGAGCGCACTGTCCCAGGAGGGCGTGGACGTTGAGGTCATTGTGGTGGACGATGCGTCAACGGACGGCAGCGCCGCGGTTGCCTGGCGGCTGGCTTCCTCGGATCCTCGCATCAGCGTGGTCCATCACGCCACCAACCAAGGGCATATCGCCACCTACAACGACGGTCTGGCCCGGGCCGGTGGCCGCTATGTGACCCTGCTGTCCGCCGACGACCTGCTGGCACCGGGCGCCCTGGCCCGGGCTGCTGCCCTGATGGAGGCCAACCCGCGGGTGGGCATGGTGTATGGCTTGCCGAAGGACTTCACGGATCAGCCACCTGCCGTGGCCCAGCACGAACGCAGTACATGGACGGTGTGGGATGGCAGGAGTTGGATCGCGTTGGCCTGCGCCCGTGGCAGGAATTTCATCCTGTCACCCGAGGTAGTGATGCGGACAGAGGCTGTCCTAAGCGTTGGGGCCTACAGTTCCACCCTGCCGCACTCCGGGGACCTGGAGTACTGGTTGCGGGCTGCTGCTTCCTGGGATGTGGGACGGATCAACGGGCCCGTCCAGGCTTTCTACCGTGTTCACGGGGCGAACATGCACCAAACACAGTTCGCTGCCGCCGCGGTGGACCTTCAGCACCGGCTGGATGCTTTCCGTGTCCTTGAGGACCCCCGGTTTCCGTGCTCTACGGACAAGCGGTTCAGGCAGTTGGAGCGGGCAAAGCGGGCCTTGAGCAAGGAAGCCATGCAGCTCGGTTCGAAGGAGACCGCCCGGGGCGGGTCGGTGGAAGCGGCCATTGAGCTGCGAAAGTTCATTGAGCGCCTCCAGGATGTTCCAGGCAACGTCCACCGGGCCAACCTCCTCCAAGCCCGGATCTCCCGCCTCTCTCAGGGCAGGGGACCAGGCACGGGTCGGGTCGCTGCACAGTTCGTCCACACCCAGCTGGACAGGGTACGTTGGCGCTTCTGGGCCATGACGGGCATCTCATGA
- a CDS encoding lipopolysaccharide biosynthesis protein, translating to MTTAGGQDRPLGHRAASATLWGGVNMALGRVVQFATTIIVARLLAPEHFGALAVAIVVQTIATNMAELGATAALARGEGDPDRIAPTVFSIALLTSGIMTAAAVILAPALAAAFDDPAATPVIQVLSITILLQGLGAVPSTMVWREFLQKPRVVVDLCSLVTVLVLVVPMALDGWGAMALAWSRVGGQLVAMAGYWIITPKRYGPGFDRQVAAGILTLGMPLAMANLVVFVTLNVDYLLVGRMLDPTALGLYLLAFNLAGLPSSVITAVIRATAVPTFGRLFAEGTLGPLAAKFVSGVSYCAFPISAMVVALAHPLIVTAYGGPWAPASVALATLGVFGATRILAELFADLSVGAGRTGWLFWVQVAWLLTLTPALFFGITWWGIAGAGVAHATVACLVVIPLYVKSLTSVLHVSARQLLRGTTVPLLGATVAGFAAWLATRGMENPAAALAVGTVLGTALYALLTFRHGKLLVADIRALLSPRAAAYDPAGSAPPGEAARP from the coding sequence ATGACCACCGCCGGCGGGCAGGACCGCCCACTGGGTCACCGGGCTGCGAGCGCGACGCTCTGGGGCGGGGTCAACATGGCCCTGGGCAGGGTGGTCCAGTTCGCGACCACGATCATCGTGGCCCGGCTGCTTGCACCTGAACACTTTGGGGCGCTCGCAGTCGCCATCGTGGTACAGACCATCGCGACGAACATGGCTGAACTCGGCGCGACGGCGGCACTGGCCCGGGGAGAGGGCGATCCGGACAGGATCGCTCCAACGGTGTTCTCCATTGCCCTACTGACCAGCGGGATCATGACGGCCGCTGCGGTCATCCTTGCCCCGGCCCTGGCAGCGGCCTTTGACGACCCCGCAGCGACACCGGTCATCCAGGTACTCTCGATCACCATCCTCCTGCAGGGCCTTGGTGCCGTGCCTTCCACCATGGTGTGGCGGGAGTTCCTGCAGAAGCCGCGTGTCGTCGTCGATCTTTGCAGCCTGGTGACCGTGCTGGTCCTGGTGGTTCCGATGGCGCTGGACGGCTGGGGTGCCATGGCGCTCGCCTGGTCCAGGGTGGGCGGGCAACTGGTTGCGATGGCCGGGTACTGGATCATTACGCCGAAAAGGTATGGACCGGGTTTCGACCGCCAGGTGGCTGCCGGGATTTTGACCTTGGGCATGCCGCTCGCGATGGCCAACCTGGTGGTATTTGTCACCCTGAATGTGGACTATTTGCTGGTGGGGCGGATGCTGGATCCGACGGCGTTGGGCCTGTACCTGCTCGCGTTCAACCTGGCAGGGCTGCCGAGTTCGGTGATCACTGCCGTGATCCGGGCTACGGCGGTTCCAACTTTTGGCAGGCTTTTCGCTGAAGGCACATTGGGCCCGCTTGCTGCGAAGTTTGTGAGCGGGGTGTCCTATTGCGCCTTTCCGATCTCGGCCATGGTCGTAGCGCTGGCGCACCCGTTGATCGTGACCGCCTACGGTGGGCCATGGGCGCCGGCGAGCGTCGCACTGGCAACACTGGGGGTCTTCGGTGCCACGAGGATCCTGGCGGAACTCTTCGCTGACCTGAGCGTCGGGGCGGGCCGGACCGGTTGGCTGTTCTGGGTGCAGGTCGCCTGGCTCCTCACACTCACGCCTGCGCTCTTCTTCGGCATCACGTGGTGGGGGATAGCGGGTGCGGGGGTAGCCCACGCGACAGTGGCGTGCCTGGTGGTCATTCCGCTCTACGTAAAGTCCCTGACGTCGGTCCTGCACGTTTCAGCGCGGCAGCTCCTGCGCGGCACTACCGTTCCGCTGCTGGGCGCAACTGTGGCCGGGTTCGCCGCATGGCTGGCCACCAGGGGGATGGAAAACCCGGCAGCAGCGCTCGCCGTCGGGACCGTGCTCGGTACGGCACTGTATGCCCTCCTGACTTTCCGCCACGGCAAACTCCTGGTCGCGGACATACGAGCATTACTGAGCCCCAGGGCCGCCGCCTACGATCCGGCCGGCTCCGCCCCTCCCGGAGAGGCGGCACGGCCATGA